From Desulfatitalea tepidiphila, the proteins below share one genomic window:
- a CDS encoding diguanylate cyclase domain-containing protein, translating to MIERSYRAGREGHRLPDQISLLNLIPLEDLQQLQDALAEMGGVRSVITDPDGNPLTMTSNDSPICELIRQSESADDGCSKHDRAIANQIRSDKKPAFRHIEPLGIIKAAVPILVHDRHLANWWIARVCDERVDKEKVFGYAQQVGLDGETLWRVLAKCPQGTEADFQKVLAWIDNLAGQITLLGFQNLVLAQDLSKLQRLESELDRYKTELERLVQERTAELISTNKRLQLEVLERDLAEEQIVRKSKLLDAINRVLQQILTDRSEHALASTCLQAAQSLTESPFGFMAEKSESQWRVVAMQAAGDPVKGQADQDDRSLFNDLWRHMVHGNEPVMLTAGDQTADWQPFPEGFPEVKTLLAVPLPKQTGVSGFIALANNPNGYALVDRYDIETLTGIFVEALLRKRNEQAMNLNERRLNLALDSADEGLWDYLPQVGQIYFSPRWFSMLGYEAGELPSSMETWNTLAHPEDVAFLKDTFGKIISGANEAFQIELRMLGQGGQWRWVQVRGRAVERDARGAALRILGTLIDIGKYKQVELALQKANEELQRLAALDDLTQIANRRRFDERLAEEWRRARREGTYLAVVLCDIDFFKLYNDTYGHVKGDEALRAVAQAISGTLKRPMDLVARYGGEEFAIVLPSTDLQGAALVAGEVRAAVTALKIPHPASHVYEYVSLSFGVAAMIPAGSVSAKTLVEQADKALYRAKAQGRNQIVEWQRKAETTIEDAD from the coding sequence ATGATCGAAAGATCATATAGGGCGGGTCGGGAAGGCCATCGTCTTCCGGACCAGATATCATTGCTGAACCTGATTCCTTTGGAGGATCTGCAGCAGTTGCAGGATGCGCTCGCCGAAATGGGGGGTGTCAGATCGGTCATCACGGATCCGGATGGCAATCCCCTGACCATGACCAGCAACGACAGCCCCATTTGCGAGCTGATCCGGCAATCCGAGTCAGCGGACGACGGATGCTCGAAACACGACAGGGCCATCGCCAACCAAATCAGGAGCGATAAGAAGCCGGCCTTCAGGCATATCGAACCATTGGGGATCATCAAGGCGGCTGTTCCCATTCTGGTCCACGATCGCCATCTGGCCAATTGGTGGATCGCCCGGGTGTGTGATGAACGGGTCGATAAGGAGAAAGTTTTCGGCTATGCGCAGCAGGTGGGTCTGGATGGGGAGACCCTTTGGCGAGTGTTGGCGAAGTGCCCGCAAGGCACCGAGGCGGATTTTCAAAAGGTATTGGCCTGGATCGACAACCTGGCGGGCCAGATCACCCTGCTCGGTTTTCAGAACCTGGTGCTCGCCCAGGATCTTTCCAAACTTCAGCGTCTTGAAAGCGAGTTGGATCGATATAAAACCGAATTGGAACGGTTGGTCCAGGAGCGCACGGCCGAGTTGATCAGCACCAATAAGCGGCTGCAGCTGGAGGTCCTGGAGCGGGATCTGGCCGAAGAGCAGATCGTGCGGAAATCCAAATTGCTGGATGCCATCAACCGGGTCCTTCAGCAGATTCTGACCGATCGCAGTGAGCATGCCCTGGCCAGCACCTGCCTGCAGGCCGCCCAATCCCTGACCGAGAGCCCGTTTGGATTCATGGCCGAAAAAAGCGAAAGTCAATGGCGGGTCGTGGCCATGCAGGCGGCCGGCGACCCGGTCAAGGGCCAGGCCGATCAGGACGACCGGTCGCTTTTCAATGATCTATGGCGCCATATGGTCCATGGGAATGAGCCGGTCATGCTGACCGCCGGGGACCAGACAGCGGATTGGCAACCCTTTCCCGAGGGGTTCCCGGAAGTCAAGACGTTGCTCGCCGTTCCATTGCCCAAACAGACGGGGGTTTCCGGGTTCATCGCCCTGGCCAACAATCCAAACGGCTATGCCCTGGTGGACCGTTACGACATCGAAACGCTGACAGGCATTTTTGTCGAGGCCCTGCTCCGCAAGCGCAATGAACAGGCCATGAATCTGAACGAACGACGCCTGAACCTGGCCCTCGATTCGGCCGACGAGGGCTTGTGGGATTATCTGCCCCAGGTCGGCCAGATTTACTTCAGCCCGCGCTGGTTCTCCATGTTGGGCTATGAGGCCGGTGAGCTGCCCTCCAGCATGGAGACCTGGAACACCTTGGCCCATCCCGAAGATGTGGCCTTTCTCAAAGATACGTTCGGGAAGATCATCTCCGGGGCCAATGAGGCCTTTCAAATCGAACTGCGCATGCTGGGCCAAGGTGGTCAGTGGCGTTGGGTGCAGGTGCGGGGGCGGGCGGTGGAGCGGGATGCCAGGGGAGCGGCGCTGCGCATCCTCGGTACGCTCATCGACATCGGCAAGTACAAACAGGTCGAGTTGGCATTGCAAAAGGCCAACGAGGAGCTGCAGCGCCTGGCCGCGCTGGATGATTTGACCCAGATCGCCAATCGCCGTCGATTTGACGAGCGATTGGCCGAAGAGTGGCGACGGGCGCGCCGCGAGGGCACCTACCTGGCCGTCGTATTATGTGATATCGATTTTTTCAAGCTGTACAACGACACCTATGGGCACGTGAAGGGGGACGAAGCGCTGCGCGCCGTGGCCCAGGCCATCAGCGGCACGCTCAAGCGCCCCATGGACCTGGTGGCGCGTTACGGCGGCGAGGAGTTCGCCATCGTGTTGCCCAGTACCGATTTGCAGGGGGCCGCCCTCGTTGCCGGCGAGGTCCGGGCCGCCGTGAC
- a CDS encoding MlaC/ttg2D family ABC transporter substrate-binding protein has product MFLKRWSVAIAIWCLFVGTVGAGNASPTPMDFVKERIDQIITILNDPTYHTPGQKGSQRDRIWEVSQPMFDFKEISQRTVGPKWDLFSEAEKEQFTHVFSSFLGNTYIDKIQGEYHNEQIVYLKELVKEPLALVRTKLVRESVEIPIDYRLRKNDNQWKVYDILVENGVSLVQNYRVQFRSILEKEPPAELIRRLEQKLQEQNQALQ; this is encoded by the coding sequence ATGTTTCTCAAGCGCTGGTCAGTCGCTATAGCCATATGGTGTCTTTTCGTCGGGACGGTCGGAGCGGGCAATGCGTCGCCCACACCGATGGACTTCGTAAAGGAACGCATCGATCAGATCATCACGATACTCAATGATCCCACTTACCACACGCCCGGCCAAAAAGGTTCGCAAAGAGATAGAATTTGGGAAGTATCGCAACCCATGTTCGATTTCAAGGAGATCAGCCAGCGAACGGTGGGACCGAAATGGGATCTCTTTTCGGAGGCGGAGAAAGAGCAGTTCACCCATGTCTTTTCCTCCTTTTTAGGCAATACCTATATCGACAAAATTCAGGGGGAGTATCACAACGAGCAAATCGTCTATCTCAAGGAACTGGTCAAAGAGCCTCTGGCCCTGGTTCGGACCAAGCTGGTCCGTGAAAGTGTCGAAATACCGATCGACTACCGATTGAGAAAAAACGATAATCAGTGGAAAGTATATGATATTCTTGTAGAAAATGGCGTCAGCCTGGTACAGAACTATCGTGTCCAATTCAGATCCATCCTGGAAAAAGAGCCTCCCGCCGAGCTGATCCGGCGGCTGGAGCAAAAACTGCAGGAACAGAATCAAGCCTTGCAATAG
- a CDS encoding MlaA family lipoprotein, whose translation MKNRSFTSIALFTVALLFLIGCAGATRSGDRGTPGELPSDPESSLSASTSEGENQLSDEELLLLEDDSDWNDGPTEEIYTVPDPIEPFNRVMFTINDKLYLWIMIPVAKGYAKVVEPQIRTGVKNFFFNLGAPIRIVNNILQGKGKAAEAEVARFLYNSTVGVLGFGNPAKHHDGLNPDPEDLGQTLGVWGIGDGFFLYLPVLGPSTLRDTVGFVGDRYASPVGFVEPMELSLGLSGYNVLNTLSFRTDDYRTLKDAALDPYVSFRNAYIQLRQSKLRR comes from the coding sequence ATGAAAAATCGATCATTTACCAGCATTGCACTGTTTACCGTGGCACTTCTTTTTTTGATCGGCTGCGCCGGCGCCACAAGAAGCGGCGATCGTGGGACACCCGGGGAATTGCCTTCAGATCCCGAGTCATCATTGTCGGCATCCACCTCTGAAGGGGAGAATCAGCTCAGCGATGAAGAATTGCTTCTTCTTGAAGATGATTCGGATTGGAACGATGGGCCGACGGAAGAAATCTACACGGTGCCCGACCCGATAGAGCCCTTCAACCGGGTCATGTTCACCATAAACGACAAACTCTACCTGTGGATCATGATTCCCGTGGCCAAGGGATATGCCAAGGTGGTTGAACCCCAAATCCGCACGGGCGTCAAAAACTTCTTTTTCAACCTCGGTGCGCCGATACGCATCGTCAACAACATCCTGCAGGGCAAGGGGAAGGCCGCCGAGGCGGAAGTCGCACGATTTCTCTACAACTCGACGGTGGGCGTTCTCGGCTTCGGCAACCCGGCCAAGCACCATGACGGTCTCAACCCCGATCCCGAGGACCTCGGCCAGACGTTGGGGGTCTGGGGTATTGGAGACGGCTTTTTCCTCTATCTACCCGTGTTGGGTCCCTCCACGCTGAGGGATACGGTGGGCTTCGTGGGGGACCGCTATGCCAGCCCGGTGGGCTTTGTCGAGCCGATGGAGCTCTCCCTGGGACTGAGCGGATACAACGTCCTCAATACGCTCTCTTTCCGTACCGACGACTACAGGACCCTGAAAGATGCAGCCCTCGATCCCTATGTCTCTTTTCGCAACGCGTATATCCAGTTGCGGCAATCCAAGCTCCGCAGATAA
- a CDS encoding ASKHA domain-containing protein → MTLPSPSLRDNSADADRLLRALKRELGVDQVQADLILLRRLPQVLRDAAYRVRCILFRDGACGRLVHVAAADEALAGLAIDLGTTRVVMRLVDLDDRRVLAERAFDNPQIEIGPDVLARIHYADQPGGLERLQALIVAGINREVANLCRSVHMTPDHIFLISVAGNTAMSHLLAGLPTRWMIREPYIPAVNRFGLIPAAQLGLTVNPLARLFLFPSVGSYFGGDLIAGILFTGLHRQSETALLVDVGTNAEVVLGNREWLMACAGAAGPALEGGVTRMGTTAAPGVIDRVRIDPDSKAIDIHTIDDLPPRGICGSGVIDLAAQLYLSGMIDIRGKFQPAVCGERWVEINGMAHVIIVPPEASANGQPLGISQADMDSLIRSKAAMYTILETLTGSMGIALDELKTFFVAGTFGSFIDPRSAITIGMLPDLPPTAFRSMGNTSLGGASLLLQSREAVMDIDAIRDGITYMELNVNQDFMNRFSAAKFIPHTDPGRFPSVPAPGRRMGE, encoded by the coding sequence GTGACGTTGCCGTCGCCCTCTTTGCGCGACAACTCCGCCGATGCCGATCGCCTTTTACGCGCATTGAAACGGGAATTGGGGGTCGACCAGGTGCAGGCCGACCTGATCCTGTTGCGACGACTGCCCCAAGTCCTCCGCGACGCTGCGTATCGGGTCCGGTGCATCCTCTTTCGGGACGGCGCCTGCGGCCGGCTCGTTCATGTGGCCGCCGCAGACGAGGCGCTGGCCGGCCTGGCCATCGATCTGGGAACCACCCGGGTAGTGATGCGGCTGGTGGATCTGGACGATCGACGCGTCCTGGCGGAGCGTGCCTTTGACAACCCCCAGATCGAGATCGGCCCGGATGTGCTGGCGCGGATCCATTACGCCGACCAGCCCGGTGGGCTCGAACGGCTTCAGGCGTTGATCGTCGCAGGGATCAACCGGGAGGTGGCGAACCTGTGTCGTTCGGTTCACATGACACCCGACCACATTTTTTTGATCAGTGTGGCCGGCAACACGGCCATGAGCCACCTGCTGGCCGGATTGCCGACCCGCTGGATGATCCGGGAGCCCTATATCCCGGCCGTCAACCGGTTCGGCCTGATCCCGGCGGCTCAGTTGGGCCTGACGGTGAATCCCCTGGCCCGGCTTTTTCTCTTTCCCAGTGTCGGCAGCTACTTCGGAGGAGATCTCATCGCCGGCATCCTGTTCACCGGCTTGCATCGCCAATCCGAGACCGCTCTTCTGGTGGATGTGGGCACCAATGCGGAAGTGGTTCTCGGCAACCGGGAGTGGCTGATGGCATGCGCCGGCGCCGCCGGGCCGGCCTTGGAGGGCGGTGTTACGCGAATGGGCACCACGGCGGCACCCGGCGTCATCGACCGGGTGCGCATCGATCCCGACTCGAAAGCCATCGATATCCATACCATCGACGATTTGCCGCCCAGGGGGATCTGCGGTTCCGGGGTCATCGATCTGGCGGCCCAGCTCTATCTGTCCGGCATGATCGACATCCGCGGCAAGTTCCAACCGGCGGTTTGCGGTGAGCGTTGGGTGGAAATCAACGGCATGGCCCATGTGATCATCGTGCCGCCCGAGGCATCGGCCAATGGGCAGCCCCTGGGCATCAGCCAGGCCGACATGGACAGCCTGATCCGTTCCAAGGCGGCCATGTACACGATTTTGGAAACCCTCACCGGCAGCATGGGCATCGCCCTGGACGAATTGAAGACCTTTTTTGTGGCCGGCACCTTCGGATCGTTTATCGATCCCCGCTCTGCGATCACCATCGGCATGCTGCCCGATCTGCCGCCGACCGCTTTCCGTTCCATGGGCAACACCTCCCTGGGCGGCGCCAGCCTCCTTCTGCAGTCCCGTGAAGCGGTGATGGATATCGATGCCATCCGTGACGGCATCACCTACATGGAATTGAACGTGAACCAGGATTTCATGAACCGCTTTTCGGCCGCCAAATTCATTCCGCATACCGATCCGGGTCGTTTTCCCTCTGTACCGGCGCCGGGGAGGCGCATGGGCGAATAG
- a CDS encoding SIR2 family NAD-dependent protein deacylase — MTTSDPALERAAIACAGARKAVALTGAGISVESGIPPFRGRGGLWEKIDPMKYAHVAAFENDPAEVWKVLFLGISHVLEKARPNAGHQGLWRLEEMGVLQTVITQNVDGLHQQAGHRDVIEFHGTHAFVRCSVCGRRSDWRSVPLEVIPPRCECSGVLRPDVVLFGEMIDPRLLQRSQQLAAGCDVMLVIGTSATVEPAASLPVIAKHSGAFIIEVNPEPTPLTHRISDVTLLGSAGEVMEQMASMVQRLRSNRQPS, encoded by the coding sequence ATGACAACATCCGATCCCGCCCTGGAACGTGCGGCCATTGCCTGTGCCGGGGCGCGCAAGGCAGTGGCACTGACCGGTGCGGGGATTTCCGTGGAGAGCGGCATTCCGCCTTTTCGGGGCAGGGGAGGTCTCTGGGAGAAAATCGATCCCATGAAATATGCCCACGTGGCCGCCTTTGAAAACGACCCCGCCGAAGTCTGGAAGGTCCTGTTTCTCGGTATCAGCCATGTGCTGGAAAAGGCGCGCCCCAATGCCGGCCATCAGGGGCTGTGGCGGTTGGAGGAAATGGGGGTGCTGCAGACCGTGATCACCCAGAATGTCGATGGCCTGCATCAGCAAGCGGGTCACCGCGATGTCATCGAGTTTCATGGCACCCATGCATTTGTGCGCTGTTCCGTCTGCGGCCGCCGTAGCGACTGGCGGTCGGTGCCCCTGGAGGTGATCCCGCCGCGATGTGAATGCAGCGGTGTGCTGCGGCCCGACGTGGTGCTTTTCGGCGAAATGATCGATCCAAGGTTGCTGCAGCGTTCCCAGCAGCTCGCGGCCGGCTGCGACGTGATGCTGGTGATCGGCACGTCGGCCACGGTCGAGCCGGCCGCCTCCCTGCCCGTGATCGCCAAGCATAGCGGCGCATTCATCATCGAAGTCAATCCCGAGCCCACCCCATTGACCCATCGGATCAGCGACGTGACCCTGCTCGGTTCAGCTGGTGAAGTGATGGAACAGATGGCATCCATGGTTCAGCGACTTCGGTCGAACCGGCAGCCATCCTAA
- a CDS encoding MBL fold metallo-hydrolase, whose product MLIRCWGSRGSIPVSGKEYIKYGGDTTCLEIRTRSDDIIIVDAGTGIRRLGNALIQEGRYQYNFLLTHGHWDHLMGFPFFKPLFLEHPQIHMHRGPFHKKFMESMFSKVMAPPNFPVRYSDLKAKIFYEAGNPVQFEIGSVTVIPIQISHPNTGKGYKFIEDGKTFVFLTDNELGFVHPGGLPASEYLEFCRGADLLIHDAEYTPREYKLLIEWGHSSYLDVLELAFKAEVKQLGLFHLNQERTDDEVDEMVAACRNIIAERGVDMKCSAVAADMVFEL is encoded by the coding sequence ATGCTGATACGTTGCTGGGGATCGAGGGGCTCCATTCCTGTATCTGGAAAAGAGTATATCAAATATGGCGGAGACACCACCTGCTTGGAGATCCGGACCCGAAGCGATGATATCATAATCGTCGATGCCGGCACGGGCATTCGCCGATTGGGCAATGCGCTGATCCAGGAGGGGCGCTACCAGTACAATTTTTTGTTGACCCACGGCCACTGGGACCACCTGATGGGCTTTCCCTTCTTCAAGCCCCTCTTCCTCGAGCACCCGCAGATCCACATGCACCGGGGACCGTTTCATAAAAAGTTCATGGAGAGCATGTTTTCTAAAGTGATGGCCCCGCCCAATTTTCCGGTCCGCTATTCGGATTTGAAAGCCAAGATTTTTTATGAGGCCGGTAATCCCGTGCAATTTGAAATCGGGTCGGTCACGGTCATCCCCATTCAGATCAGCCATCCCAATACCGGCAAGGGATACAAGTTCATCGAAGACGGCAAAACCTTCGTCTTCCTCACCGATAACGAGTTGGGGTTCGTCCACCCCGGGGGGTTGCCGGCGTCCGAATATCTGGAGTTTTGCCGAGGAGCCGATCTCTTGATCCACGACGCCGAGTATACCCCGCGCGAGTACAAATTGCTCATCGAATGGGGACACTCTTCTTATCTGGATGTGTTGGAGCTGGCCTTCAAGGCCGAAGTCAAACAGCTGGGATTGTTTCATCTCAACCAGGAACGTACCGACGACGAGGTGGACGAGATGGTGGCCGCCTGCCGCAACATCATTGCCGAACGCGGCGTCGACATGAAATGTTCGGCGGTGGCGGCGGACATGGTATTTGAACTTTAG
- a CDS encoding 50S ribosomal protein L11 methyltransferase, translating into MRALSIPDIRQGFLPYTLALISTGAPPFESAMTMSSMLLAPYQDLYIYYIRGQVHGNPFSTHENYIGNWQEGEDSFLFFKVSSDEEVRLLVQRQAHLVLEDRFQMTYEEWQGHAIGPFQVGRLTFVPPWMDDPVANDARAIVLDPGVVFGSGRHPTTSDCLVAIQMAFDAQPIHTVLDLGTGTGLLALAAARLGAGAVIAVDLNRLAAETAQRNVIANRMEASVLVAQGNAMDFMDISSDLMVSNIHYAVMRELVAARGFSRQKRFVLSGLLRSQAREIEHQLRGHPVEIIEKWERDGTWFTYYGRAVAESGFNCRTNNKGQPC; encoded by the coding sequence ATGCGGGCGCTGTCGATTCCGGACATTCGACAGGGATTCCTGCCCTACACCCTGGCTCTTATAAGCACAGGTGCGCCACCGTTCGAATCCGCCATGACGATGTCTTCCATGCTCCTTGCACCTTACCAAGATCTCTATATTTACTACATCCGGGGGCAGGTTCACGGCAACCCCTTCAGCACTCATGAAAACTACATCGGCAACTGGCAAGAGGGGGAAGACTCCTTTCTCTTTTTCAAGGTGTCGTCCGATGAAGAGGTGCGCCTGCTTGTCCAACGACAGGCCCACCTGGTCCTTGAGGACCGGTTTCAGATGACTTACGAAGAGTGGCAGGGGCACGCCATTGGACCATTTCAGGTCGGCCGGCTGACCTTCGTCCCGCCCTGGATGGATGACCCTGTTGCCAACGATGCGCGGGCCATCGTGCTCGATCCGGGCGTGGTCTTCGGAAGCGGCCGGCACCCCACGACCAGCGACTGCCTGGTTGCGATCCAGATGGCCTTTGATGCGCAACCGATTCACACCGTGCTCGATTTGGGTACCGGCACCGGATTGTTGGCCTTGGCCGCCGCCCGCCTGGGGGCCGGAGCCGTCATTGCAGTCGATTTGAATCGGTTGGCCGCCGAAACCGCCCAACGGAACGTCATTGCCAATCGGATGGAGGCAAGCGTACTGGTCGCACAGGGTAATGCCATGGATTTCATGGACATTTCCAGTGACCTTATGGTATCCAATATCCACTATGCGGTGATGCGCGAATTGGTTGCCGCCCGAGGTTTCAGCCGCCAGAAACGGTTTGTCCTCTCCGGTCTTCTGCGTTCCCAGGCCAGAGAGATCGAGCATCAATTGCGTGGACATCCCGTAGAGATAATTGAAAAGTGGGAGCGGGACGGAACATGGTTTACGTACTACGGACGCGCTGTGGCGGAGAGCGGTTTCAATTGTCGGACGAATAACAAGGGGCAGCCATGCTGA